The genomic region ATAAAGGATTTTAAACAATAAGCATAACTTATTCCAAAAAACTTTTGTCGGCCAaagtcaaaatttaaatttgaaactaGATATGAAAGATAATGGACTCATAAAAACTTTGAAGCATTGAAGATTGAACGCACACATTCAACAACCAAACAAccatactttttatatatttttttgtttttatttatccgTCACTAGGCACGGGTCActatcatattaattattttatttttttatctcacttttctcttttaatttcttttttattgtatagtttatttttatataaatctaGTGCACAAAtacactttcataacttttattttaacatgTTTATATACGTACCACTATTTACTGCGaactttaaaatttctttttatacaAGCCTCATGTGCAAACCCTCTTCATCAATCTCAAATaccttttagtctttttttcttcCCATTGTACGATTATTCGCTGtactaaacaataaaaatattacagaAGTCGCATTcgcataataaatatatacagcaatgcatcatatacatataataattgatagaaaaaaaattcatgtaataaatatatacgataattcataaaaataaaaataagagaaacaCAGGGAAAAAACATTGAATGTTAGTATGttacaaagaaaagaaatactaaaaaaaatgtacaaattaATGTAACCGCCTCGTCAACTAAAAACATTTACCACAAAGCTCCAAACTTTGACTACGCATTTGCACAGGCTCTCTGGGGTATGGTGGCAGCCATTAAAGCCATCGAGTTCAGATCTCGTAcccaaaattaaacaacaccCACTTCACATCTCAACTTTCAATTGATCCACAATGGAGAAGTTTTCGATTTTGTTGCTGTTGGTGATGTTGGATCAGTTCATTTTCACTGTGGAAGCGGCTCAGAAGGCTCCATGGAGGATTCAGGTGCTTTTCTCTGTGGAATGTCAGAACTACTTTGACTGGCAAACGGTTGGACTCATGCACAGTTTTAGAAAGGCAAAGCAACCGGGGCACATAACGCGTCTTCTCAGTTGCACTGAGGAGCAGAAGAAAACTTACAGAGGGATGCATTTGGCTCCCACTTTTGAGGTGCCCTCAATGAGCAAACACCCCACAACTGGTGACTGGTAAAGTGGCATCAGTGTTTtggaataagtttttttttttattcgtagGAATCAAACTAAGGTATTAGGGGGTTTACAATAACTCTTGCACACTACTCAACTAACTTAGTTAGACCCCCTTGGTGTGTTTGGAATAAGTTAAATCAGCTTCAGGAGTTTAAGTTGGACTGACAAGTGTAGATTGGTTTTGTCACTTTGTGTGTTTTGGTTTTATTGAGAAGTGATCTGCTATCATTGGCATTGCTTGTGATCAAGGCTTTAAAAAATGATCCGTGACTGTGATTATGGCCGCAACATCAAGGTTTTTTATGGTCCACGACCACAATTTGGGACTGCATCAACCACATTTGTCTGTGATATCAACAAACGCAACAAAACAACAATGCAACCGCGGTcgatatttaaaaccttggttGTGATTATCCCATGTTAGTGGTGCCACTTTGGTGGGACGTTTTTGTTAAGTGAAGGATGTGTTACTGTGTGATTCTGTTAATCTATTCATATGCAAACTTTGTGTGTTTCTGTTCTAGCTAAATTGTTCCTGTGAATGTTAGGCTTGATCTGTGTTTATATCAGTTTGTTGTTTAAACTAATGTGCATTGGTATTGGTTTCTATGCGTGTCTTTTACTTAACTGATCTCATATGAGGTAGACAAGTTTGTTGTGCTCATGTCTTTTATTTAGAAATTCAGGCAAACCCCCCTCCCCCTTCCCTCCCCCTTTTAATAATGAATATATTCCTGCTAGTCCTTAGAAGTGGTTGATCTCTACCATTCCCAGTTATGTGAACTTAAGTCTTTTGCCAAATAAGACACATGAATACCATTTTGCAGAAGAAGTGAATTAATGAAATCCTTTTCCCTTAATAGGGTGCGTAACATATAAATTCTGTATACTATTCAGGTACCCTGCAATAAACAAACCTGCTGGGGTTTTACATTGGCTCAAACACAGTAAAGATGCAGAAAATATTGACTGGGTTATCATCCTGGATGCAGACATGATAATCCGTGGGCGAATTGTACCTTGGAAACTTGGTGCTGAGAAAGGAAGACCTGTTGCAGCATATTATGGGTATTCAttaatatcttaattattttagttactCCTTTTCTTAGTGATATTGTGTTAAAAGCTAGATATTTGCCCAATGGAAGGTATGTAATTGGGCTACTGCAGCCTCATGTTTTGCAgtgaaaaaattacaagaatatAGAAGTTTTGAGTACCTAAGCTTTTCTTATTTATCTTGACATTAATGctttcatttgacatttttgtTGGGGAGAGAGAGATGGTTTGAGACATCTAATGATAAATTAGAGAATATGGAATTCATGAAAACccaaacttttgttttttgaatttgtaTCAAGTTATGAAACTCGCTTGTCTGAATTACTTGAAATAGTGCATATATCATGCACTTTTTATTCAGCGTTTATATCTCTGGCTCACCATGAAAACATGccataaacataataaaattcctTCTCTCCAGGTACTTAAGAGGTTGTGACAATATATTGGCTCAACTGCACACAAAACACCCAGAACTTTGTGACAAAGTTGGTGGACTTTTGGCCATGCATATAGATGACCTGCGAGCCTTGGCACCTATGTGGCTTTCAAAAACAGAAGAAGTACGACAAGATAGGGCTCACTGGGGAGTGAACATAACTGGTGACATATATGAAAAAGGATGGATTAGTGAGATGTATGGATACTCTTTTGGTGCAGCAGAAGTGAGTTTACTCTCTTAAAAATGTTGTATTTTGAACATCAAGCACTATATAACTATTTAACTTTCAGtatttgttttggttttttcctttttttcactcTTTTCATTTGAGCTTTCTTCTGTTGTTCACAGGTTGGTCTCCGGCACAAGATCAATGATAACTTGATGATTTACCCAGGTTATGCTCCCCGGGAGGGAGTTGAGCcaattcttcttcattatggGCTGCCATTTAGGGTAGGGAATTGGTCATTTAGTAAGGCTGACCATGATGAGGATGCCATCGTTTATAACTGTGGCCAGCTCTTTCCTCAACCTCCTTATCCCAGGGAGGTATGTAAACCAATGTATTTATAGGAGGCAACTTGTGTCTTTTTGAGAAACAGTTTCTTATTCTGGTGGCATACCTGACTCATAGGAGAAGCAAATTCTACAGTcttgtaaatatttttctttgacgTGTATCTATAAGACTCAGCATTTTAAGCTTCATGTTTTAGTCATTATACTGAATTTATCCatacatcagtttttttttttctttctgaaattCCAAAATTTCTTATTGCAGGTAATGCAGTTAGAAACAGACCCCAATCTACGGCGAGGACTATTTTTAAGTATAGAGTGCATAAACATTTTAAATGAAGCTCTTCTGTTACATCATGTGGCTAACGGCTGCCCTAAACCACCATGGTCTAAATATGTGAACTTTTTAAAAAGCAAAGCCTTTGCTGAACTAACTAAACCAAAATTAGTAACTCCTGCTTCTCTAGAAATGATGGAGGATACAGTACAAGAACATATTGATCATGATACTACCAGGCCATATCCTAAAATCCATACTGTTTTTTCCACTGAATGCACCCCATACTTTGATTGGCAGACTGTAGGGCTTATGCATAGTTTCCATTTAAGTGGACAGCCAGGAAATATCACTAGACTTCTCAGCTGTTCTGATGAGGACTTAAAGCTATATAAAGGCCATAACTTGGCTCCCACCCATTATGTCCCTTCTATGAGTCAACATCCATTAACAGGCGACTGGTAATTGTGTGTGTGCATTTCAATTTTCAGTTGCATTATGTTTACCTTCTTAGTTACTTTCTATTTCTGCACTTACActtggaacataaaaatcaacataaGTGGTTATGAAGTCAAGCATGTAATGTGCAAAGGACTAACCTTTGTGGCatatccttttgttttttctggaagattttttaaataatttagctAAAAGTATTTCGTCTTATGAGCTTGTCCtggtaataaaattatgattttgtcTGAAACTATATTCACTATGGTCAAACTTGTTATCTACATTGgttgactttttctttttcaatttcttgTTTTCTCTGATTTCTATTTCTACTGAATTCTGTGTGCtgtttatcattatttattagTGTACTTTCTAACATCTCAAGGTCTTAGAAACAGATATATCTTGTCAACTTTATTTCCCTATCGAAATAAGTGAAACCTTCTAGACCCAATGTCTATAACAGCTGGATGTGATTATTATGCAATATGTATTGGGGTATCTTTTGATGTTCTAAAAATAAGGATCTGGGTTTAGTCTGTAAAACTACTCATTGTTGCAGACCTCCAATAAGGAGTGTCTGGATATTTGAAGAAGAATAGGAGTATAGGGAATTAGAGATTTAAGCTGTAGCAatagaaaattagaaataaCAACTGTAGTAACTGTTTAGGAGGTTACTGTGCGGAGAGTAGTTATAAGACAGTTAAAGAGACTTATTGGAggttattgattgttttgagaGATAGAAGGGAGGCCAGGTCTCTTAAATACCCAAGGGAAGGACTGAATTCTCTGCACTACTTGTCTTATCAATGTATGGATTGTATTACATTGATATTGACACATCTTTGTCTTGTGTTTGGTGTAGCTTGTTGAAATGGTGTACAAATAGCTTGCTCCACTACACTTAATGCACAATAGTTGAGATCCTATCACATTTAGATGTTGTATGTAGATGAATTATGTAGACTTCAGGCAAAGAAGTGAATGTCTGTTTTATTTCAGGTATCCAGCAATTAACAAACCAGCTGCAGTCCTCCACTGGCTCAATCATGCAAATATTGATGCTGAATTCATAGTGATTCTAGATGCTGATATGATAATGAGAGGCCCAATTACCCCATGGGAATTTAAAGCTGCGCGAGGCAAACCTGTTTCAACTCCTTATGAGTAAGCCTAGTGAATTCGATTTATCATTGTAAAACCTATTAGTGTTGTTGACATCAATGTATTGTGGATGGACTTGTATTTCTGGGTTTTGTCTTGCTCTTTCTTGCATTTAGATTATGATGACTTGTTTGttgtttccatttttattctttacatACAGCTACCTTATTGGCTGTGACAATGAGCTTGCAAAATTGCATATTAGCCATCCTGAGGCTTGCGACAAGGTTGGTGGTGTAATCATCATGCATATAGATGATTTGCGGAAATTTGCTTTACTCTGGCTGCATAAAACCGAGGAAGTTCGGGCTGATAGAGCTCATTATGCCAGAAATATAACAGGAGATATATATGAATCTGGTTGGATTAGTGAGATGTATGGTTACTCATTTGGCGCAGCAGaggtattttgttttaaaattttcacaatTCATACTCAACATACCTGTTTATCTAAGCACAAGCATGGTAGACAGACACAAAAGCACAGACAAATTCAAAGTGTTCTATTCAAGATTTATATAgttggcttaaatatgtttttttgtccctaataaataatttatctttgCGTTTGCTCCCTAAGAAAGTTTTGCTTTGCATTGAGTTCttaataaaacaacaattttgtttttagtgcttgacacttttttttttagttcctaataaAATTAGCGAATTTTGTGTTTTCtcccttataatttttttttcatttgttattagtcgggactaaaacaaaatatcaaggaccaaacacaaaattgttgttttattagggatgcaatgcaaaacaaaaatttattagggagcaaaaacaaaaattaggtATTTATGAggaatcaaaaacatatttaagcataATATATAATACGGACATGGCTTCCTTTTTGCAGTTttcatgcttcatgattgtTCACATGATTCTAGGCTGCAATACTGTGGATTGAAATGACCATCCAATTTGATGCCCTCATCATGAAGTGCATTTATCATTTACGTGTTCAGTTGCACTCTATATTGTTAtactacaaaaataattattttacatccTCCTTAAATTATGAACTAGCTTCACTGTTATAACCTGAAATGTTGTTGCAGATGAAATTAAGGCATACTATAAACAGAGAGATTATGATATATCCAGGATATGTTCCTGAACCAGGCATCAAATATAGAGTTTTCCACTATGGATTGGAATTCCATGTTGGGAATTGGAGTTTTGACAAGGCAGAGTGGCGAGAGATCGACATGGTCAACAGATGCTGGGTCAAGTTTCCAGAACCACCAGACTCCTCAACACTTGATCACAATGACGAGGATAATTTTCAGCGAAACCTTCTCAGTATAGAATGCATGAAGACACTAAATGAAGCATTGCATCTGCATCATGAAAAAAGGAACTGCCCCAAAGATGGTTCCGTACTCGAATCCAAAGAGGACGCAACAGAGGAAAGCATAACTTCTAGGAAAATCAGTAATTTCAGTGAAAATTTTGACTCAAAGGTAAATCATAAGTCAGCAAATGATTCTGAGGAGATGGCTAGTGTTCTTAAAGATGGGACAGGGATACCTAGTTCCTTCATGGTTCTATTTTTATGTGCATTTTCTGTATTTGGTTTCTTGGTCATCATTTTTTTGGTGCATTCTGGTCATAAAAGAAAAGGGATGAAAATGAAACACCATAGAACCAGGAGAAGAAACTTGTAAGAAGGATAGATAGGGGAGGGACATGACTTCGCAACCGTGGCTGAAAGTGCCTCTTTAAACATTCTTCTCTTATTCTGATACTGTAAAATCTGCAGGTAAAGAATTTTAGACTACCCTGCAGTGAAGTTATCATAAATTGAAGGGCACAAGTTATGCTACCCGAGAGATTATGACTTCATTCCCATAGAGCATGATAATATGAACGTTCAAGAAACTCACTTGAACAGGTTTGAAAGTGCTTGTACTATTTTGTACTCAGGAATCATAAAATGGTTAGAAACATAGAACGAGACTCAACCCTGCACCTTCAATGTTCAAACAGGTTGGTGTTAAACAGGGATTGTCCTGCAGAATAGGGGCGTAAATTACTTTATGATTCACACGTTTTTTATTTGTCACAGCAAAGGCATTCGGTGAGCTGTgtcattttcttaaattattgtAACATTTTATTCCTCTCAATATTTGTAAAGGATTTGTAATAAAATGGTGTTATATGTCAGCATTGACAACTGACTATTCTAGAAATATTATTACAACACTGCCAAAAAGGATATattattagaaatattattACAACACTGCCAAAAAGGATATATTATTACAACTGTATGGTAAATGGCTTGGGTACAAGTCTTGATGCTAGTGGCTGATCTAGGTTATGGTCAAGGGGTGCACTTGCACCtcctcaatttttaaaaaacaattttattaatgttgttatttttaaaactaataatatcAAGGCCAATTTATGGTATCTATGGGAGATTTTAATGAGATTTTGCATTTGGAAGACAAGCAAGGAGGATGTTCTGTGGATTTATCTATAATGCAAGGGAATAATTATTCCACTACTAGATTTGTTATTCACACTACCAAGATCCAAGACCTAAGACCCAAGACCCACGTCTACTGCGTTGGCACACCCACCATCAATCAACCTTGTCCTTTGCACCTTCCTTTTCCCTCACTCTTTTTTGCTCACAAGCAAATATGGGCAACGGTGTGAATCTAGGGTTGGGATCCTAAATTTGGTTGTTGAATCTGTGTGTGTTTGGGATGATGATCCGACGAGATTGGGATGGTGGGTTTGAATGGGGAGAATTTGTGTTGATGCTCAACCAACACTAGAAATATGATTCTGTTGTTGTACAACGTACAATGGAATCATATTTTCGTTAGGCACACATGATGTAAAAATTAACGCAATGAAAATATGATCCCAATGTACACTATAcaatgaaatcatatttttgctgctttgttttttttccatCCCCTAAATAACAATGGAAATATGATTTCATTATACATTTGTACaaacaaaattgtatttttgttgttatttgttttccACCCCCAAATAAGTAACGAAAGAACGATTCCATTGTATTTTCGTCCAAGGGTTAATTTCAGAATACAACTAAGAGGCACCCCACATAGGTAATGCCAATAATGCAAAAttttattgatgttgttgatgagTGTCATATGAAGAACTTAGGCTTTAATGGTGCTAGGTTTACATGGTCAAATAAAAGAGCGAAGTCCAATACTTTGGCTAATGATGCTTGGAGGAACTTTTGGCAAGAATTAAGGTGTCTTTAAAGACTAGATATAGTTCGGACCAGAATCCCATTATTGTGGAGTTTGAGACTCATAAGAAGAAACCAAGGAGGAAGcattattaatataagtttgaaCAAAGATGACTTCAGGAGGATGAGTGATGGGATTGTAGTTACATCATGGGCATAAGGGGataatttaatgtcaaattTACAGTGTACTAGTATGTCTTTGGAGACACTCCAAAAAGCACCTTTCTTAGAGGAGAATTTATCTAAGGAGTTAAAGGTGAAGTCTTTTAATATACTTTAAGTCAAGAGGAACTACATTGAAGACAAAGATCTAGGGCGAGTTGGTTGAAAAAAGGGTGATCAGAATACaaagtttttcataaaaagGCATCCTAAAGGAACATGTGaaatactataaaaaatttaatgctaATGATGGAGTGGTGCATTAAGATGAGAACATTCCAATTGCTATTGTCTACTTCAACTCTCAAAGATCATGCTACTAAGAGGCACTGAATCCTAGCTATATTGTAGCTATCAATGACTCTCTCTTGAGATATGTGTGATTGGAATATATGTAACATATCAAAACTATATACAATATATGTAACAtatgaaaactatataaaatcaaagtTTAAGTTTCCTTTATCTTTATGGATGAAAAACATCATGACACTTTGAATGCTAGTTTTCATAAAGCTTTTGGAAGCAATACATTTAGTATAACATTGggcattgtatttatttttcaaaccaTTAGAGTGAATCCAATTTTGTTACATTGAACACATGttcaattaaaatcatttttgcgTCTAAGATAAGAAATACAATACCTTCACTCAATTTAGATGCATGTAATAATGTAATACTCAATGAATCTCATTAGTCCATCAAATGTTAATATctttattatcataaaaaaatattagatttttaggggttagacatCATTCATGTCTTTGATTTTAACAAATCACTCACTCTTGACATTTATTTTTGCATATGAATTGAGGAAGATtgtcaaatttaatttcaactaAAAATTCCATTTCTCTCTACCCAATTTTCATTCTTATAATGATTTGATTTAATGTTGATTAGTTAAATTTCACAgttattcttcattttttttatttgattcgtTTATTGGTGatttaatttcatcaattaaaatagttttattcaagcataattgatttattactcgtaaattgtttgattaaatgtcaaatttaAGTATGCTATTTTCATTTGAGGTCATCCCCTTATGGTGTTCTATTATTGTTTCTCTTCAAGTCTCTAACTAAGTTGCAATTGATATTCTTTATTAGAATTATGTGTTCCTTGACGTGTAAATCATtctataattacattttttatagttGGCAATATAGCAATTTGTTGATTCAAGTTTAATCTTTGTCCCTAAAGCCTGAGAAGTTGTTATGCATTTGCCTAGCTAATCCTTTTATTATGGATCTATTATAGTATCTTAATGTGTGCATGCCCATGCCAAATCAAATTTAAGCCAACATTCAAAGtctattgatattttaatttgatttctctcttgcttttctTGATATAAGTATTTGTGAATTTTCTTTCCATAGTTTAAATagttaggaataaaaaaatgtttggttTATTATGGGGGTACAAGTGCTTTGAGGATTTTTCTTTTGCTTATTTTCTATGCTAATGGCTTTGAAATCCCAAAAGAGGTAGACAAATTGTTTAGAAAGTCATTGTTCCCAACACTAAAAATGCATCACAATTGACACTTTTGGTACCCTATTTTCACTGAGTTATATTTCAAGAATCATTAGCTAATATATTTGTTTGACTATAAGCATACTGGATCTTACAAGTGAAATTTCATATGTAGAAtctctttttcttcaaagcTTCAATCTTGTATTTATAAACTTCTATGGATAATAAAATGTATTATCCTTTCTTTTGAGCATTTCTCACCTTGTCTCTAATACTTGTACGAAAATGATTTGTGCATATAATACATTGATTGTGTTTTGTTTattatggggggggggggggggggaaaaagatgttgttttgtttattaTGGAGGGGCAAGTTCTTTGAGAATTTTCTTTTgcttattttatatgttatagGTTTTGAAATCTACATATGAAGTAGACAATTTGTTTAGCTAATAAATTTGTTTGACTATAAGCATATTGAATCTTACAAGTGAAATTTCACAACTAAAATCT from Glycine soja cultivar W05 chromosome 16, ASM419377v2, whole genome shotgun sequence harbors:
- the LOC114390831 gene encoding peptidyl serine alpha-galactosyltransferase-like, whose translation is MEKFSILLLLVMLDQFIFTVEAAQKAPWRIQVLFSVECQNYFDWQTVGLMHSFRKAKQPGHITRLLSCTEEQKKTYRGMHLAPTFEVPSMSKHPTTGDWYPAINKPAGVLHWLKHSKDAENIDWVIILDADMIIRGRIVPWKLGAEKGRPVAAYYGYLRGCDNILAQLHTKHPELCDKVGGLLAMHIDDLRALAPMWLSKTEEVRQDRAHWGVNITGDIYEKGWISEMYGYSFGAAEVGLRHKINDNLMIYPGYAPREGVEPILLHYGLPFRVGNWSFSKADHDEDAIVYNCGQLFPQPPYPREVMQLETDPNLRRGLFLSIECINILNEALLLHHVANGCPKPPWSKYVNFLKSKAFAELTKPKLVTPASLEMMEDTVQEHIDHDTTRPYPKIHTVFSTECTPYFDWQTVGLMHSFHLSGQPGNITRLLSCSDEDLKLYKGHNLAPTHYVPSMSQHPLTGDWYPAINKPAAVLHWLNHANIDAEFIVILDADMIMRGPITPWEFKAARGKPVSTPYDYLIGCDNELAKLHISHPEACDKVGGVIIMHIDDLRKFALLWLHKTEEVRADRAHYARNITGDIYESGWISEMYGYSFGAAEMKLRHTINREIMIYPGYVPEPGIKYRVFHYGLEFHVGNWSFDKAEWREIDMVNRCWVKFPEPPDSSTLDHNDEDNFQRNLLSIECMKTLNEALHLHHEKRNCPKDGSVLESKEDATEESITSRKISNFSENFDSKVNHKSANDSEEMASVLKDGTGIPSSFMVLFLCAFSVFGFLVIIFLVHSGHKRKGMKMKHHRTRRRNL